TTTTAACAGCCGCAATTGGCGAGTGGAAAGAGATTTCTGAAAATGTAATCGAGCATGACCCTGATAGATTTAAACAATGTCTGACATGTCGTCTGACTTCATAGTTtgttacttcctctttcttttcatcgTGGCGCCTGTATCATTCAGTGTGATTTTGTACAGACAAGAAGATGGTCACTTCGATGACCAGGTTTCCGCTGTAGGCGAAAAGCTGGGCCATGCTGCTGTCAAAGACGAGGCAGTCGCTGTTCACGATGACAGCCTGGACACCCGTTCGGATGATGCGTGGCGGGGCCTCCCAGGTGAGCCGCCGTTTGTGGCCGTTGAGCTCGAGCCGGTAGATGAATTTGTCTGCCTGTGCTTGGGACCCCATGAGCTGGACCATGGCGAAGAACTGCTGGTAGCCGTCGTACTTCTGCTTCTTCAGCACCACCATGAAGTGGTGGCCAAAGCAAGACTGTACCATTACCCAGTTGAGGGCGTCCGGCACGTTGATGTCTGTCGCCTGGAGCACAATGTGCTCACCTGGCAGAAAGATGGACAGGAGAACACATTGTGGTGCATCATATTCTCTTAATTTCTGACTTGCTAGCACACGCTTCAGATCTTATGGGTGTTCACAGACTGAAGCCCAACTTCTAGAGCAAGACATTTGTCAATGTCCACattagagcactgcacgggccacATTGCGAGGCCCGAGGTCGCGACTCAAAGCTTGAGCCCTGCCCGAGCCCGTGGCATCAAGCCCGGGCCCAGGACGGGCCCGCTACATTAACACTTTACTGAGCCTAGGCCCGGGTCACCAGGCTCGATGCAAAGCCTGGGCCAGCCCGGGCCCGTTCCCTGAGCAATCGTAAATTGTTCACCTAGTGCGGATAGTAGACAGTGGTAGCGTAGTTAGACAGCCGTCCGGTGAATTCAGCAAAGCGTTGACGTTGCCCAGCCACAATTTGCGTACGGCAGCAGTTGCCGTGTTTACGGTACGGTGGTGTTAAACTTCGCCTATCTCAGGCTTCGCGAGTAAAAAAGCGGCGAGCAAGGGCGCTAAAACCGCTGTGACCATAAATAATAATGTCTAGGCAAATACAAAAAGAGATCATAAAGGCGGGCTCGCCCGCTTTGTCTTTTgaacagtagttttttttttttctgtggatagCGCCGAACTTAAGAGAGTCAAATGAAAAAGTTTGCATAAACGCGCAGTAAATTTTGCATTATGTCCAGATTTTTCATCAGTCATTTTTAATTGCCCGGGACGTCTAAATATTAAAACGATCTCAAAGCCGTAGCAATGACATTTCCTTTTTAATGAGCACGATTTCGTGTGCTGAATAAAGACCACGCTGGGCGCTTTTCTATCATGAAGAAAAGTAATAAAATCGCCTCTTTATTGGGTAGTAGGTTTGTATAGCCGATGTTCCCTAAACCAATATACTCTCCTCAATGGCGTTTCTCGTAGGGTAGAGATGTGGTTTTTGGGAGGCGACAATCGAAGATCATCTTGGGACAGCCACCCGTCGACTGTCGAACGAAAGCCCTTTCCAGCGCTTCTTATGAGACTTGAATTGCTCAAACGTGAGCAATAACACAAAAATGAACCGACGGAGAGCACCTTCTGACAGATCTGATGGCGTCTGCTACTGGTAGCTGAAAGAGCCAAGTCAGCGGTATTCGGAACTTCAGTAGGCGAGCGCATTCGTGCGATGAGCTGTCATTCACGCGTTAGAAAGCTTCGACAAGAACGCCGCTTAGTGCAGCCCACTGCTGGGTTTTGTAATTTATATTCTTATCTTTTGTATCGTTCAATGTGGCAAGACATGCGCGTCCGAAATTCTTTAGGCATAGCACAGTGAGTGACGCTGATAAAAGTCTACATACGAGCTGA
The Amblyomma americanum isolate KBUSLIRL-KWMA chromosome 3, ASM5285725v1, whole genome shotgun sequence genome window above contains:
- the LOC144123153 gene encoding E3 ubiquitin-protein ligase Siah1-like — encoded protein: MDRLAREVFPCKFSLKGCAALLSYIDKPEHEQACEFRPYVCPFPGGSCKWQGSLDQVTSHLVHWHESTICEGEHIVLQATDINVPDALNWVMVQSCFGHHFMVVLKKQKYDGYQQFFAMVQLMGSQAQADKFIYRLELNGHKRRLTWEAPPRIIRTGVQAVIVNSDCLVFDSSMAQLFAYSGNLVIEVTIFLSVQNHTE